AAATGGATAATTTCGTAAAAATTACTAAAGATCATGGTTACTTCTTGCCTTTTCTATCCAAAGTAGCAGAGAAAATGAAAAGTAATGAATTTGAGTCTGATGTCGATAATTTGATTTATTGCATGAATGATGTTAAGACCGTGATAAGAGTTAGGGATAAGGTTCAACACGAAGTCAATATGTTAACCATAAAACGAGATGATCTGTTAAAATCCGGCCAACCTGAATGATTTTCTTTACGGTAATAAGATAATTGTAATCAAATGCTGTCATATTGGGGCAAGATCTAGTCTTTAAAGAAAAACTAAGATAAATCTTCAGAAAACATGCAAGATACAAGTGTTTTACAAGGACAATACATGACATCTCAACATTGTCTCTCTCTTTTCTATATTTTGGTAAAAGATATTGCGAAATAACCTGATTATCTAGAGAAATAGAAATTTGGGATTTGGTTAGTCGTTTGTTAATTACTATTAGGGCCAATATTCCAATTAGGATTTGAAAATAACGCGCATTTATTAAACTTTGATTAGTTTTATACAAAAATTTTCTTTATGTTCAATCTCTGATTAAGAAATCTATAATAATTCTGCTTATAGCATTTTGTTTCTAATGTTATCATGATTTTCCAATATTCGATTCTTATTATTCGTTAAATTCAAAAAAGATGAAAAAATTGCAAATATTTTTAATAAAGTTCATCCTACAATATACTATAGAATGAAAACCCTTCAAATTGCTACCTTTGGTGACGATGATCAAGATGGAATTGCACTGGGGATTCGAAATTTTCCAATTCACCAACTCATATTAATATGCTACTCAAGCGATGAATCCAAAGCCATCGATTATTCAAAGAAGATTGAAACAATAATAGGTATCGGTTCAGAAATAATTCTTGTTGAGAAGGAAAACGTCGTAAAGGATACAATTGAAAGAGTTAATGAAGTATTATTAAAGAAAAGTATGGAATATCATCAGATCCTAATGAATGTAAGTTCTGGGGATAAATTGATCAGTTGTGCAGCACTCTCATCAGCATTTATTAATGGAATAAAGGCTTTTGCAATGGACCATGCTCATACAGTACCTCTGTTATTACCAGTACTAAAGTTTAGTTACAGTGAAATCATATCAGATACTAAAATAAAAATACTAAAAAGTATTGATAGTATAGGCGGAATGGTATCCAGCTTGGAAGAACTAGAACAAATTTCAGGTTATGGGAAACCTCTTTTAAGTTATCATGTTCAGGGTGGTAAGGAAAATAAAGGATTGGCAGACTTGGGATTGGTAGAAGTAGATAAGGGTGACAGAGGTAAAACAGTAATTAATATCACTACTTTAGGTAAGCTAATGGTTACATCTAACCTCGTAAATTCTTCTCAGCATTAATATTATGTTAATCTCAAAAAATATGATAATCTGAGTTTCATGTGGGCTCGTAGCGCAGACTTTGTCTAATCAAAGGTGCATAATGGATAGCGCGGACGCCTCCTAAGCGTCAGGCCGAGGGTTCAAATCCCTCCGGGCCCGTTTTGATTTACTTTAAAATATGGTTTTTACAAGAAAAGTAAATATAGCGTTACGATTTTGGTGGAACGAGATTTAGATCCTACACAACCAAAACTTTATTCTAGATATCTTACCTTTTCATATCTAAAATCTTTGCTCAAATGAATAAAAGATAAAAAAACTAATTGGTTAATTTGACCTGGAAGGCAAAATATCGCTCTTTACCATTAACTATAAATAAGAAAAAATATTTGTTTCAGATTCATACAGGATATGAATTTTCGCTTTTCCCATTTTTATTGATGATCAAAATGTCTATCCCATCACCACTCGCAGAATCCCTTTGAATGGATGATCGAATGGATTTTAATGCTAGATTAGTCGCCTTCTCCTCATCAAGGTTTTCATTGAACTCTGCATCCATTACTCCCAGTGCCATTTCAGCTCCAGTTCCTACTGCGGCATATCTATCTGGTAAAACTGAACCAAGTGGATCGAGAGTATAAATTTCTGGCTTGCCAGTTGTAACACCTCCAACTACAACCTGAGTCAATAAGGGGAAGTATCTCCTTTCAAACATTATAACGGACATCAATTTTGCAACCGAATTTGGTTCGACATTACGTCGGGTTTCCAATTTCCTGATTTTTGATAGAGCGCTTACCTGGCGTACTAGAACCTGCATGTCAGCAACCATGCCTGCACAAGCGGCACCCACATGATCAGTAACATTAAATGTTTTTTTAGTATTTTTATTAACTACGAAATTGCCGTATGAAACTCTCTTTTCAGCAGCCAAAAGTACTCCATCATTGTAAGTAATACCAACCGCTGTTGCTCCGGGCATAAATTGAAAAGCCATTTAATAATTAAAAAAAAAGAGTTAGATTTAGTCGTTTCTATATGGGTGTCTACTTTTTCAACATTGAATAGTCATGAATCTTGATTGCCTCCGATATCAGCTTATTTTGAATTTCTAAGATGTCCTTTGCTTCTGGATATTTTGATCCGACCACCACTTCTGCAACAATATTTGTTATGTGTCTGAATAGGAATTCATCGCCTCTTTGAGCTTCTACTTTGTATGTGGAATGAGCCTTGTTTACAAAGACAATGTTTTCATTCGTAAAACTGTATCTCGGATCAGTTTCATCCTCGTAGGGGATTACCTTGTATCCTATTTTTTTTAGCGTGAACGTTTTTTTGAGAATAGGCTTTCTAATAGTTTTTCGAATCATCCCGTCATTGCTATTAGAGAGGTTGCCTCTGTAATCATTACTTGAAACTTGTGAATATGCCTTATCTTTATTGGCAGGATCGTTGAGGGCAAATTCATTTGCTGAATTCGAGATTTCAGTACTGCTTAAAATCTTACCCCTATTGTCTATATAATTGTCTGATGAATAGGTCTTTGTAGTTTTCTTTCCATTCAAATCATCAAGATCTGAATCGAATTTTCGTTTGCTGTTGTCATCCTCGTTCTCTACATCATTATTCCCATCTACTTGTGTCAAGGTAAAAGATACATTATCGGTTCTATCATTATCATGTCCATGAATTGAATACGGATTGGATGTGAGATTATCATTTGTGTGACTCGAGTCATCTGTTCCGTTCTCACCAGCTGGGGATGAAACCTCAACCGATTCAAATCCTTGAATCTCTTCCACAGGTTCAAGGGTTTCCAAAACAGCTTGACCCATAACTTTATCAATTTCCTTATAAATTTTTGATTCTTCCCTTGTGATAAGGACATCTTCATATTCTGTTAGGCTTGGAAGTACCTGATCAATTATGAAGGTTTTTACATTTTGATTAAAAGCGTTATAGGTATCATTTTCAATTAAAGCCGATTTATCTGCAAATCTGGATGTAAGTTCGTCGCATTTTACATATCCTGTAACTCGGCTAAGCTTGTTGTCAAATCCAAATGTGCTCCTCAGAACCACGTGATTACCTACCATTATTGCTATTCCTTTCTCGTCTTGTCCCAGAGGCCTTCTCGCAATAATTATTTCACCGGTGGTTCTTGGATTATCTAAATTTACATCTAGCTTGTAACCTTGAATATCTGGCGAGCGTATTATTTGGGAATCGGACATATCCCATTCTTTAATATTGTTAGCAGATTTGATATACACTTCAAATAGTGGATATTTTAAAATGGAGAGTTTCTTAATCTCTTTTGAAAGTTTGTTTATGTCAATGCTAATTTTAGATCCTATCAACAAGATCTCGGTACCATTTCTACCGAGTTTTGGCTCTCTTATCTCACGTAATTTTGCTTTTCCAGTAATCAGCTCTTCCAATGTATTCCCATCAATAGTGATAGTTTTGTTAAAATCGTCTAACCTAGTTTTGATTTTCATTTGATCAAACGAAGTCAAAAAGGACAATCGCCCAGTACCATATCTTCCCGTTCTTAATCTTTTCAATTTTGGTGAAAGGATCTCTTCAGCCTTATGAGGCGAGCCTAATATCAAAAACTTGTCCATTGAATTGGAGTTCATCCCTGCGTTATCTTCAATTACCACGTTACCGTTGTTTAGCACTGTTACAAGAACATTCGTTGCATCCTCGTCAAAGGCGTTTTCAATAAGTTCTCTCACTATTTCATAGGGAGATATCCACGTTTTCGTGGCAAACTCTCTAAAAAATGATGGATGAACTTTTAATTCCATAGTCAATATATTTTAGTTTTTAGTAGAAGATTATTTAAATAAATATTAAAAATTAGTTGACTAAATTCCTAAATTTTTTTGACAAGCTTATGAGCTGCGATTCTAAGTTGAAACAGTGTGAGTAAAGCCAAGAATTATGGCCTTTGGAATTAAGTCTACTAAACCTAGGGTTATTTTAGGCGGATGAGTTTCGATGAATGGATGTACCGTTGTATAATAAATTAACAAAACTGGAACTGCAGCACATCCTGCTATAGTTAAAAGGATTAGCCAAGTAGCTGTCATCTTTCCCGTAAGCATGTCATTTTAAAAATGGTTAGGATATATAAAGATAAAGTCTTTATTCGTAGTATTAAAGAATTTCATAGCCGAAAGGAAATTTCCTTAAAGGCATTCCAGAATTTGTCACCGACATAGTGGAGATTGTTTATGATCTGTCCCTTTTGTAATTCTTTGGCGTTAATGCTGTCCTCCAGTGCTATACCAACAGATAAATATTTTCCATATTTTTCTTCCTTTACTACTACTATGTCATTTTTCTTGAATTCACCAAACTC
This Candidatus Nitrosocosmicus oleophilus DNA region includes the following protein-coding sequences:
- a CDS encoding ATP-binding protein, giving the protein MELKVHPSFFREFATKTWISPYEIVRELIENAFDEDATNVLVTVLNNGNVVIEDNAGMNSNSMDKFLILGSPHKAEEILSPKLKRLRTGRYGTGRLSFLTSFDQMKIKTRLDDFNKTITIDGNTLEELITGKAKLREIREPKLGRNGTEILLIGSKISIDINKLSKEIKKLSILKYPLFEVYIKSANNIKEWDMSDSQIIRSPDIQGYKLDVNLDNPRTTGEIIIARRPLGQDEKGIAIMVGNHVVLRSTFGFDNKLSRVTGYVKCDELTSRFADKSALIENDTYNAFNQNVKTFIIDQVLPSLTEYEDVLITREESKIYKEIDKVMGQAVLETLEPVEEIQGFESVEVSSPAGENGTDDSSHTNDNLTSNPYSIHGHDNDRTDNVSFTLTQVDGNNDVENEDDNSKRKFDSDLDDLNGKKTTKTYSSDNYIDNRGKILSSTEISNSANEFALNDPANKDKAYSQVSSNDYRGNLSNSNDGMIRKTIRKPILKKTFTLKKIGYKVIPYEDETDPRYSFTNENIVFVNKAHSTYKVEAQRGDEFLFRHITNIVAEVVVGSKYPEAKDILEIQNKLISEAIKIHDYSMLKK
- a CDS encoding proteasome subunit beta yields the protein MAFQFMPGATAVGITYNDGVLLAAEKRVSYGNFVVNKNTKKTFNVTDHVGAACAGMVADMQVLVRQVSALSKIRKLETRRNVEPNSVAKLMSVIMFERRYFPLLTQVVVGGVTTGKPEIYTLDPLGSVLPDRYAAVGTGAEMALGVMDAEFNENLDEEKATNLALKSIRSSIQRDSASGDGIDILIINKNGKSENSYPV